One genomic region from Streptomyces sp. NBC_01431 encodes:
- a CDS encoding amidohydrolase family protein codes for MIASGTTSPAVLEQLQRRSADPKRRILFTGATLVTMDPGSGVLDGTDLLVEGDTITAIGPDLSRDGAVVVDATGTILMPGFVDTHRHAWETQLRRIMPDVDDLGAYVMSTLAGYATVYRPNDMYTGTKLAALTAIDSGITCMLDFSHNSRTPEHSDAAVQALIDTGIRGVHASMGPHFGDWAKQWPGDLARLKDTYFSGDDHLLTLRLAALATDEIAGPALAFGRELACTAQELGIGVSVDAVFGASSSKAIGQWAKDGILGAEVTLIHATGLTPAAWKAIGESGTTIALAPTSDAQIGLETAIPAIDEALSAGVRPGLSIDVEVALVSDMFTQMRALHAIQRMRAVNAVHGTGQQQARITTHDVLDFATLQGARTNGLAGVTGSLTAGKKADLLVIQAEDLNNMPLNDPIGTVVLGSDARNISAVLINGEVRKWNGQVLGVDLPALRGEVHASREYVLNTQAA; via the coding sequence TTGATCGCCTCCGGCACCACCAGCCCTGCCGTGCTCGAACAGCTTCAGCGCCGCTCCGCGGACCCGAAGCGGCGCATTCTGTTCACCGGCGCGACCCTTGTCACCATGGATCCCGGTTCCGGAGTCCTGGATGGCACCGATCTGCTCGTCGAGGGCGACACGATCACCGCGATCGGCCCCGATCTGAGCCGGGACGGCGCGGTGGTCGTCGACGCCACCGGCACCATCCTCATGCCCGGCTTCGTCGACACACACCGGCACGCCTGGGAGACCCAGCTGCGCCGGATCATGCCGGACGTGGACGACCTCGGCGCCTATGTGATGTCCACCCTCGCCGGTTACGCCACCGTCTACCGGCCCAACGACATGTACACCGGTACCAAGCTCGCCGCGCTGACGGCGATCGACAGCGGCATCACCTGCATGCTCGACTTCTCCCACAACTCCCGCACCCCCGAGCACTCCGACGCCGCTGTCCAAGCCCTCATCGACACCGGCATCCGTGGCGTGCACGCCTCCATGGGCCCGCATTTCGGTGACTGGGCCAAGCAGTGGCCCGGTGACCTGGCCCGCCTCAAGGACACGTACTTCTCCGGGGACGACCACCTGCTGACCCTGCGCCTGGCGGCGCTGGCCACCGACGAGATTGCCGGGCCCGCTCTCGCCTTTGGTCGTGAACTCGCGTGTACGGCACAGGAGTTGGGGATCGGGGTGAGTGTTGATGCCGTCTTCGGCGCGTCCTCCTCGAAGGCCATCGGGCAGTGGGCGAAGGACGGCATCCTCGGCGCGGAAGTCACCCTCATCCACGCCACCGGCCTGACTCCGGCGGCGTGGAAGGCGATCGGGGAGAGCGGCACGACAATCGCGCTGGCCCCGACCTCGGACGCGCAGATCGGACTGGAGACCGCGATCCCGGCGATCGATGAGGCCCTGTCGGCCGGGGTCCGCCCGGGGCTGAGCATCGACGTCGAAGTGGCCCTGGTCAGCGACATGTTCACGCAGATGCGGGCTCTGCACGCCATCCAGCGGATGCGCGCGGTCAACGCCGTCCACGGCACCGGCCAACAGCAGGCACGCATCACCACCCACGACGTCCTGGACTTCGCCACGCTCCAGGGCGCCCGCACCAACGGTCTGGCCGGCGTCACCGGCTCGCTCACTGCCGGCAAGAAGGCCGACCTGCTCGTCATCCAGGCCGAGGACCTCAACAACATGCCACTCAACGATCCGATCGGCACCGTCGTCCTGGGCTCGGACGCCCGCAACATCAGCGCGGTCCTCATCAACGGCGAAGTGCGCAAGTGGAACGGCCAGGTCCTCGGTGTCGACCTGCCCGCCCTGCGCGGCGAGGTCCACGCCTCGCGCGAGTACGTGCTCAACACCCAGGCCGCCTGA
- a CDS encoding pyridoxamine 5'-phosphate oxidase family protein, which produces MDSANPERQLPVTDRTRHRRFREQGSLDRDQLDAILGAGFICHLGVTVEGTLMVIPTVYGSDGSTLYFHGSVASRSLLASPDATVCVTVTHVDGLVLARSVFEHGVNYRSAMVYGTPRLVTDPDEKLAGLRCLTEHATPGQWDYARQPSRKEIAATALLALSLNEASVKIRTGAPDDGDSEDARLGLWAGVLPLRATWGALEPDPALPEGVEAPAHLTKRVGAPAN; this is translated from the coding sequence ATGGACTCCGCTAATCCGGAACGCCAGTTGCCGGTCACCGATCGCACCCGGCACCGCCGCTTCCGGGAACAGGGCAGCCTGGATCGCGACCAGCTCGACGCGATCCTCGGCGCAGGCTTCATCTGCCACCTCGGCGTCACCGTCGAAGGGACGCTGATGGTCATACCGACCGTCTACGGTTCCGACGGCAGCACCCTGTACTTCCACGGCTCGGTTGCCAGCCGCAGCCTGCTCGCGTCACCCGACGCCACGGTCTGCGTCACGGTCACCCACGTCGACGGCCTCGTCCTCGCACGCTCGGTGTTCGAGCACGGCGTCAACTACCGCAGCGCCATGGTCTACGGCACCCCCCGACTGGTCACGGACCCCGACGAGAAGCTGGCCGGTCTGCGCTGCCTGACCGAGCACGCCACGCCGGGCCAATGGGACTATGCCCGCCAACCGAGCCGCAAGGAAATCGCCGCGACCGCCCTGCTCGCCCTCTCCCTGAACGAGGCGTCCGTCAAGATCCGTACCGGCGCCCCGGACGATGGCGACAGCGAGGACGCCCGACTCGGCCTGTGGGCAGGTGTCCTGCCGCTACGCGCCACGTGGGGCGCCCTGGAGCCTGACCCTGCGCTGCCCGAGGGCGTCGAAGCCCCCGCCCATTTGACGAAGCGGGTCGGCGCCCCGGCGAACTGA
- a CDS encoding PIG-L family deacetylase, with protein MTDRPLTLMAVHAHPDDEATGTGGVLARYAAEGFRTVLVTCTDGGCGDGTGGAKPGDPGHDPVAVALMRRQELEASCDVLKISDLEMLDYADSGMMGWPSNDAPGSFWQTPVEEGAARLADLMRHYRPDVVVTYDENGFYGHPDHIQAHRITMAALEMTALTPKVYWTTMPRSAMQRFGETMREFQEDMPEPDPAEAAALAEIGLPDDEITTWVDTTAFSGQKFDALAAHASQGENIFFLKMGKERFGELMGMETFVRVKDATGAALPENDLFAGLR; from the coding sequence ATGACTGACCGGCCCTTGACGCTCATGGCAGTACACGCTCACCCCGACGACGAGGCCACCGGAACCGGAGGGGTCCTCGCGCGATATGCGGCGGAAGGCTTCCGAACGGTTCTCGTGACGTGTACCGACGGCGGCTGCGGTGACGGAACGGGGGGCGCCAAGCCGGGCGATCCCGGGCACGACCCGGTGGCCGTCGCCTTGATGCGCCGTCAAGAACTTGAGGCGAGCTGCGACGTCCTGAAGATCAGCGATCTGGAGATGCTGGACTATGCCGACTCCGGGATGATGGGCTGGCCGAGCAACGACGCCCCCGGATCCTTCTGGCAGACCCCGGTTGAGGAAGGCGCCGCCCGACTTGCCGACCTCATGCGGCACTACCGACCCGATGTGGTCGTCACCTATGACGAGAACGGCTTCTACGGCCACCCCGACCACATCCAGGCCCACCGCATCACGATGGCGGCGCTGGAGATGACCGCGCTGACACCGAAGGTGTACTGGACGACGATGCCCCGCTCGGCGATGCAGCGGTTCGGGGAGACCATGCGCGAGTTTCAGGAGGACATGCCGGAGCCGGATCCCGCCGAGGCCGCCGCGCTGGCCGAGATCGGCCTGCCCGACGATGAGATCACCACGTGGGTGGACACCACCGCGTTCAGCGGTCAGAAGTTCGATGCGCTGGCCGCCCACGCCAGCCAGGGCGAGAACATCTTCTTCCTCAAGATGGGCAAGGAGAGGTTCGGCGAGCTGATGGGCATGGAGACTTTCGTACGCGTCAAGGACGCCACCGGAGCGGCCCTGCCCGAGAACGATCTCTTCGCCGGACTGCGCTGA
- a CDS encoding helix-turn-helix domain-containing protein, with protein MNAPGPLGAFLQARRARLRPEDVGLRDLGPRRRVAGLRREELAQLAGVSVSYYARLEQGLSRGASAEVLDAIARALLLDVHEREHLDRLAGAARHAPRPRRPRPEKLADETRDLLRAVEGVPAIVLGRRTDVLAWNALGHALLAGHLDPAGPDDQGRRPNMSRMLFLDPHCRELYANWTRKARAVVGNLRIAVGRHPDDPLLAALIGELTMNSPEFVAMWADHRVAPCDAVSYELRHPVVGTVTVTQQTLSVARSPDQALIVCTTPAGSPAEEALALLRQVSADRAPHANGVGVST; from the coding sequence ATGAACGCACCCGGACCGCTCGGCGCCTTCCTCCAAGCCCGACGCGCGCGCCTGCGACCCGAGGACGTCGGCCTGCGCGACCTCGGGCCCCGCAGACGGGTGGCCGGGCTCCGGCGCGAGGAACTGGCCCAGCTGGCGGGCGTCAGCGTCTCGTACTACGCACGGCTGGAACAGGGCCTGTCCCGCGGGGCCTCTGCCGAGGTGCTCGACGCGATCGCCCGCGCTCTCCTGCTCGATGTCCATGAGCGCGAGCACCTCGACCGGCTCGCCGGTGCCGCCCGCCACGCACCCCGGCCGCGCCGCCCGCGACCCGAGAAGCTCGCCGACGAAACCCGCGACCTCCTCCGCGCCGTCGAGGGCGTCCCGGCGATCGTGCTCGGTCGCCGCACCGACGTGCTGGCCTGGAACGCCCTTGGGCACGCCCTGCTGGCCGGCCACCTGGACCCAGCAGGCCCGGACGACCAGGGGCGACGCCCGAACATGAGCCGGATGCTGTTCCTTGACCCGCACTGCCGGGAGCTGTACGCGAACTGGACGCGCAAGGCCCGCGCGGTGGTCGGCAACCTGCGCATCGCCGTCGGCAGGCACCCGGACGACCCGCTCCTTGCCGCGCTGATCGGTGAACTGACCATGAACAGCCCGGAGTTCGTCGCGATGTGGGCCGACCACCGCGTGGCGCCGTGCGACGCCGTCTCCTACGAGCTGCGCCACCCCGTCGTCGGCACGGTGACGGTGACTCAGCAGACGCTGTCCGTGGCCCGTTCACCGGACCAGGCGCTCATCGTGTGCACCACCCCCGCTGGTTCCCCTGCCGAGGAGGCCCTCGCGCTCCTCCGGCAGGTGAGCGCCGACCGGGCGCCGCACGCGAACGGCGTCGGCGTTTCCACGTAG
- a CDS encoding MBL fold metallo-hydrolase encodes MDHNPEQLTLGDVSVTRIKEFYGSVEMPPGQFFPDSQDSMWDKHRDWLAPDFWNPKTNECHTAIQSWLLHSEGRTILVDTGVGNHKDRPYAPLWSRLDTNYLANLAAAGLRPEDIDIVVNTHLHIDHVGWNTRLDGRDWVPTFPNATYLINRRDFDFWDPANENKSVLGRGNQNVFEDSVTPVHQAGLTHLWEETYRIDKNLRLDLAPGHTPGSSVLTLRSRGDQALFVGDLVHTALQIAEPETNSCFCEDPAQARVTRYELLGRAAENNALVFPAHFGGQGAAEVARSGSKFAIKEWAAFSPIS; translated from the coding sequence ATGGATCACAACCCGGAGCAACTCACCCTGGGCGACGTCAGCGTCACCCGCATCAAAGAGTTCTACGGCTCGGTCGAAATGCCCCCTGGCCAGTTCTTTCCCGACAGCCAGGACAGCATGTGGGACAAGCACCGCGACTGGCTGGCCCCCGACTTCTGGAACCCGAAGACGAACGAGTGTCATACAGCGATCCAGTCCTGGCTGCTGCACAGCGAGGGACGCACCATCCTCGTCGACACCGGTGTCGGCAACCACAAGGACCGGCCCTACGCACCGTTGTGGAGCCGCCTGGATACCAACTACCTCGCCAACCTGGCCGCCGCCGGGCTGCGCCCCGAGGACATCGACATCGTGGTCAACACCCATCTGCACATCGATCACGTCGGCTGGAACACCCGCCTCGACGGCCGCGATTGGGTGCCGACCTTCCCCAACGCCACGTACCTGATCAACCGGCGGGACTTCGACTTCTGGGACCCGGCCAACGAGAACAAGTCCGTACTGGGCCGCGGGAACCAGAACGTCTTCGAGGACAGCGTCACGCCGGTCCACCAGGCAGGGCTCACCCACCTGTGGGAGGAGACGTACCGGATCGACAAGAATCTGCGTCTCGATCTCGCTCCCGGGCACACTCCCGGCTCGTCCGTACTCACCCTGCGATCCCGCGGCGATCAGGCGTTGTTCGTCGGGGACCTGGTGCACACCGCGCTGCAAATCGCCGAGCCCGAGACCAACTCCTGCTTCTGCGAGGACCCGGCACAGGCCCGCGTCACGCGGTACGAACTGCTCGGCCGCGCCGCCGAGAACAACGCGCTCGTCTTCCCTGCGCACTTCGGCGGCCAAGGCGCCGCGGAGGTCGCTCGCAGCGGGTCGAAGTTCGCGATCAAGGAGTGGGCGGCCTTCTCCCCCATCTCCTGA